A genome region from Candidatus Atribacteria bacterium includes the following:
- a CDS encoding GntR family transcriptional regulator, with protein MVNMEIYNKLKKRIVYLDYQPKQVLSIKELAKEFGVSPIPIREVLILLENEKLVYIIPNNGIYVTDVSFQELKDVFEVRLFLIGLSGRLAAQRITSEELNKLKELLIKIQQEQNRKELIMLDAEFHDLVNCSTKNQTLVETLKRLRNQIGRLWFFAKENDAYSKKIPDDFKALIMALENRDQVKSEQIMKDHAIHFINQIKMSLYSE; from the coding sequence ATGGTAAATATGGAAATCTACAATAAACTTAAAAAACGAATAGTCTACCTGGATTACCAACCAAAACAAGTGTTAAGCATTAAAGAATTAGCCAAAGAATTTGGAGTAAGCCCTATACCCATCCGCGAAGTTCTCATTCTCCTGGAAAATGAAAAATTAGTATATATAATTCCTAATAATGGTATCTATGTTACTGATGTAAGCTTTCAAGAACTTAAAGATGTCTTTGAGGTCAGACTATTTTTAATTGGATTATCAGGGAGGCTTGCTGCCCAGAGGATTACCTCGGAAGAATTAAACAAATTAAAAGAATTACTTATAAAAATACAACAAGAACAAAACAGAAAAGAATTAATTATGTTGGATGCAGAATTTCACGATTTGGTAAACTGTTCTACGAAAAATCAAACCTTGGTTGAGACTTTGAAAAGATTGCGAAATCAAATTGGCCGCCTCTGGTTCTTTGCTAAAGAAAATGATGCTTATTCAAAAAAAATACCCGACGATTTTAAAGCACTCATAATGGCTCTGGAAAATAGAGACCAAGTCAAGAGTGAACAGATCATGAAGGATCACGCTATTCACTTTATAAATCAGATAAAAATGAGCTTATACAGTGAATAA
- a CDS encoding L-threonine 3-dehydrogenase codes for MKRILITGALGQIGSELVYFLRKKYGKENVIASDIKPLPEKMVDRGGIFEHIDCLDVQEIFSKIKKYRIDTIFHLAAVLSAAGERNPQLAWEVNINGLYNILEVAREYKCSVFSPSSIAAFGLSTPKNNTPQETIQRPSTIYGLTKVTGELLCDYYYSKYSVDTRGVRFPGIISYATLPGGGTTDYAVEIFYEAIKNKKYTCFLDQDTYLDMMYMPDALKATVMLMEAKPSRLKYRNAYNVTAQSFNPDQLAQEIKKHIPNFEMKYDIDPIRQAIADSWPNRLDDSAAREDWGWSPDYDLRAMCKDMIEKLKIKLNI; via the coding sequence ATGAAAAGAATTCTTATAACCGGAGCACTGGGTCAAATTGGCTCTGAGTTGGTTTATTTTTTGAGAAAAAAATATGGTAAAGAAAATGTTATTGCTTCAGACATTAAACCTTTACCTGAAAAGATGGTTGACCGGGGTGGAATATTTGAGCATATCGATTGCTTGGATGTACAGGAAATTTTTTCTAAAATTAAAAAATATAGAATAGATACCATATTTCATCTTGCTGCCGTCCTCTCTGCTGCCGGAGAAAGAAATCCCCAGTTAGCCTGGGAAGTAAACATTAATGGTCTTTATAATATACTGGAAGTGGCCAGAGAATATAAATGTTCTGTCTTCTCCCCCAGTTCGATAGCTGCCTTTGGTCTTTCTACCCCCAAAAACAACACTCCTCAAGAGACAATACAAAGACCCAGTACCATTTATGGATTGACCAAAGTTACCGGAGAGTTGCTTTGTGATTATTATTATTCAAAATATAGCGTAGATACCAGAGGAGTAAGATTTCCGGGAATCATTTCTTATGCTACCCTCCCCGGAGGAGGGACTACCGACTATGCTGTGGAAATATTTTATGAAGCAATTAAAAACAAAAAATACACCTGCTTCTTAGATCAAGATACTTACCTGGATATGATGTACATGCCTGATGCTCTAAAAGCCACAGTTATGCTGATGGAAGCTAAACCTTCCCGATTAAAATATAGAAATGCTTATAATGTGACAGCCCAAAGCTTTAATCCGGATCAACTCGCTCAGGAAATCAAAAAACACATTCCGAACTTTGAAATGAAATACGATATTGATCCAATTAGGCAGGCAATTGCCGATTCCTGGCCTAACCGGTTAGATGATTCTGCAGCGAGAGAAGATTGGGGATGGTCTCCTGATTATGATCTTCGAGCAATGTGCAAAGATATGATTGAAAAACTGAAAATTAAACTTAATATTTAA
- a CDS encoding Ldh family oxidoreductase, producing MNNKSQDIVWVDFNSLENFMIDVFKGIGVPEEDARICAEVLITSDKRGIDSHGIGRLKPIYYDRIKAGIQSPKTEIEIIKDGPTTAVIDGHNGMGQVIAKRSMALAIEKAKKMGLGMVVARNSTHYGIAGYYDLMAIEAGMIGITGTNARPSIAPTFGIENMLGTNPLTFGMPSDEEFPFVLDCATSITQRGKIEFYDRAEKEIPPGWVIGEDGKTRTDTHQILQDLKTGKAALAPLGGIGEEMAGYKGYGYATVVEILSAALQNGKYLKMLSGVEEGKLAPINLGHFFIAINVSSFIDLEIFKKITGDILRSLRASNKAPEAERIYTAGEKEYLAWLERKDKGAPVNKNLQQQIITLKKELGLNQYKFPFER from the coding sequence TTGAATAATAAATCGCAAGATATTGTTTGGGTAGATTTCAATAGTTTAGAAAATTTTATGATTGATGTTTTTAAGGGGATAGGAGTTCCGGAAGAAGATGCCAGAATATGTGCTGAAGTATTGATTACTTCTGATAAAAGAGGGATAGATTCACATGGTATTGGGCGCTTAAAACCTATATATTATGATAGGATTAAAGCTGGGATCCAATCACCAAAAACAGAAATAGAAATTATTAAAGATGGTCCTACTACTGCAGTTATTGACGGCCACAACGGTATGGGACAGGTAATTGCCAAAAGATCTATGGCTCTGGCTATCGAAAAAGCTAAAAAGATGGGATTAGGAATGGTTGTAGCGAGAAATTCAACTCATTATGGAATTGCCGGCTATTATGATTTAATGGCTATTGAAGCAGGAATGATCGGAATTACCGGTACCAATGCCCGTCCTTCGATTGCTCCTACTTTTGGAATAGAAAATATGTTAGGTACTAATCCATTAACTTTTGGCATGCCCTCTGACGAAGAGTTTCCTTTTGTCCTTGATTGCGCCACTTCTATTACCCAGAGGGGGAAGATAGAATTTTATGACCGAGCTGAAAAAGAAATTCCACCCGGATGGGTAATCGGGGAAGATGGGAAGACCAGAACAGATACTCATCAAATTTTACAAGACTTAAAAACAGGAAAAGCTGCTCTTGCTCCCTTAGGAGGCATCGGAGAAGAAATGGCCGGTTATAAAGGTTATGGTTATGCTACTGTAGTAGAAATCCTTTCTGCTGCCCTGCAAAACGGGAAGTATCTTAAGATGTTATCAGGAGTAGAGGAGGGCAAACTCGCACCCATTAACCTGGGACATTTTTTTATAGCCATTAACGTATCTTCCTTTATCGATCTCGAGATATTTAAGAAAATTACCGGAGATATCCTTCGTTCTCTTCGAGCTTCTAATAAAGCTCCTGAAGCAGAAAGAATTTACACTGCCGGTGAAAAAGAGTATTTAGCCTGGCTGGAAAGAAAGGATAAAGGTGCGCCTGTTAATAAGAATCTTCAACAACAGATTATTACCTTGAAAAAAGAGCTCGGTTTAAATCAATATAAATTCCCTTTTGAAAGATAA
- a CDS encoding aminotransferase class I/II-fold pyridoxal phosphate-dependent enzyme, whose product MGLNNLEKVLSKTIKELKENGRLKGKESIITKVKRSEGEKGPRYFLKSKGAQEFIRMNSNSYLGMSLREEVIQEEERVSREFGVGPGAVRFISGTFQVHRELEKKLAAFHQREDAMLFSSAYSTVMGILTPLITPDTIVISDELNHNCIINALKLSRPKDKKIYKHLDMNELEERIKESIGLAKRLIIITDGIFSMRGDYAPLNIISNLSNKYDQEFPENILLVVDDSHGIGAYGKTGRGTEEYTRAERVDLLVGTLGKAFGVNGGYITSNQIIITYLRETAPMYIYSNPISPTEASAALKSLEILDSESGISLLVHLQQMTKKFENGLLNLGYEIIESDHPIVPLMVRDTKKTSELVSYLVDKGILSTGLNYPVVPKGDEEIRFQVNADHTPYDIDYVLNVLKEYKQKIDI is encoded by the coding sequence ATGGGATTAAATAATTTAGAGAAAGTACTTTCCAAAACTATAAAAGAGTTAAAAGAAAACGGAAGATTAAAGGGAAAAGAATCCATTATTACTAAAGTAAAAAGAAGCGAAGGAGAAAAAGGCCCCAGATATTTTCTTAAAAGCAAGGGCGCACAGGAATTTATCAGAATGAATTCTAACTCTTACCTGGGAATGTCTTTAAGAGAAGAGGTCATTCAAGAAGAAGAAAGAGTATCCAGGGAATTTGGCGTGGGACCCGGAGCGGTACGTTTCATTAGCGGTACATTCCAGGTTCACCGGGAACTTGAAAAAAAATTAGCAGCATTTCATCAAAGAGAAGATGCTATGCTTTTCAGTTCTGCTTATTCTACCGTAATGGGCATCTTAACTCCTCTCATCACTCCTGACACCATCGTAATAAGTGATGAATTAAACCATAATTGCATCATCAACGCACTTAAACTTTCTCGGCCAAAAGACAAAAAAATCTATAAACATTTGGATATGAACGAACTTGAAGAAAGGATAAAAGAATCTATTGGTCTTGCAAAAAGATTGATCATTATCACCGATGGAATCTTCAGTATGAGAGGTGATTATGCTCCACTTAATATTATCTCAAATCTTTCAAATAAATACGACCAGGAATTCCCGGAAAATATCCTATTAGTGGTAGATGATTCTCATGGTATTGGAGCTTACGGAAAAACCGGTCGGGGAACAGAAGAATATACCCGTGCAGAAAGAGTTGATCTATTAGTAGGAACACTGGGAAAAGCATTCGGAGTAAATGGTGGATATATTACTTCAAATCAAATAATTATCACTTACTTGAGAGAAACAGCCCCTATGTATATCTATTCTAATCCCATCTCCCCTACTGAGGCTAGTGCAGCTTTAAAATCGTTGGAAATACTGGATAGCGAAAGTGGCATATCTCTTTTAGTTCATCTTCAACAAATGACCAAGAAATTTGAAAACGGTCTCCTTAATTTGGGATATGAAATTATTGAAAGTGACCATCCTATTGTTCCTTTAATGGTGAGGGATACAAAAAAAACATCTGAGTTGGTAAGTTATCTCGTAGATAAGGGGATTCTCTCCACCGGTCTTAATTATCCGGTTGTCCCCAAGGGTGATGAAGAAATAAGATTTCAGGTTAATGCTGATCATACTCCTTATGATATCGATTATGTCCTAAACGTCTTAAAAGAGTATAAACAAAAAATAGATATTTAA